The proteins below come from a single Streptomyces sp. M92 genomic window:
- a CDS encoding DUF3107 domain-containing protein has translation MEVKIGVQHAPREIVLESGQSAEEVERVVAEALAGKSQLLSLVDEHGRKILVPADRLAYVEIGEPSPRKVGFGAL, from the coding sequence GTGGAGGTCAAGATCGGCGTGCAGCACGCGCCCCGCGAGATCGTTCTGGAGAGCGGTCAGAGTGCCGAGGAGGTCGAGCGCGTGGTCGCCGAGGCACTGGCCGGCAAGTCGCAGCTGCTGAGCCTCGTGGACGAACACGGCCGCAAGATCCTGGTGCCGGCCGACCGACTCGCCTACGTCGAGATCGGCGAGCCGTCCCCGCGCAAGGTGGGCTTCGGCGCGCTGTAG
- a CDS encoding NYN domain-containing protein yields MNDDLVSLSARIDRTNELLQRMLAEVAKTPSTHAIFVDAGYLYAAAGRLVAGTEDRRAFDLDAEGLIEALIDKARTIFADSRLLRVYWYDGARRRIHTAEQQSIAELPDVKVRLGNLNANNQQKGVDSLIRSDLESLARHRAISDAALLGGDEDLVSAVEAAQGYGARVHLWGVEAPEGRNQADPLLWEVDSQRTFDLDFFKPYVSRRTAQTYETTGAAARPAREDVRFVGAQIAAKWLASRGRESLVDLLPGHPYLPGSVDQDLLVEAEGLLQYSLRGQADLRRALRDGFWEHLRAQY; encoded by the coding sequence ATGAACGACGACCTCGTGTCCCTGAGCGCCCGCATCGATCGCACCAACGAGCTGCTGCAGCGCATGCTCGCCGAGGTGGCGAAGACGCCCTCGACCCACGCGATCTTCGTCGACGCCGGGTACCTCTACGCGGCGGCGGGGCGTCTGGTGGCCGGGACCGAGGACCGCCGGGCCTTCGACCTGGACGCCGAAGGCCTGATCGAGGCCCTCATCGACAAGGCGCGCACGATCTTCGCGGACAGCCGTCTCCTGCGGGTCTACTGGTACGACGGCGCCCGGCGCCGCATCCACACCGCCGAGCAGCAGTCCATCGCCGAGCTCCCGGACGTCAAGGTCCGCCTGGGCAACCTCAACGCCAACAACCAGCAGAAGGGCGTCGACTCCCTCATCCGCTCGGACCTGGAGTCCCTCGCCCGGCACCGGGCGATCAGCGACGCGGCCCTGCTCGGCGGCGACGAGGACCTGGTGTCGGCGGTCGAGGCCGCCCAGGGCTACGGCGCACGCGTCCACCTGTGGGGCGTCGAGGCGCCCGAGGGCCGCAACCAGGCCGACCCGCTGCTCTGGGAGGTCGACAGTCAGCGCACCTTCGACCTGGACTTCTTCAAGCCGTACGTCTCCCGGCGCACGGCCCAGACCTACGAGACGACGGGCGCCGCCGCCCGCCCCGCCCGCGAGGACGTCCGTTTCGTCGGTGCGCAGATCGCGGCGAAGTGGCTGGCCTCCCGGGGCCGCGAGTCACTGGTGGATCTCCTCCCCGGCCACCCCTACCTCCCCGGCTCGGTCGACCAGGACCTGCTGGTGGAGGCCGAGGGGCTGCTGCAGTACTCGCTGCGCGGCCAGGCCGACCTGCGGCGGGCGCTGCGGGACGGATTCTGGGAGCACCTGCGGGCGCAGTACTAG
- a CDS encoding DUF3492 domain-containing protein: MRIGLLTEGGYPYVNGEPGLWCDRLVRGLEQHEFDVYAITRGEHQEAEGWDPLPPQVGRVRTASLWDAEDDGVVYGRRTRRRFAEYYGELVAILCATVPEEASGRAGSAASRADATGARDQFTQEADRFANALYGLAELARDKGGLPRALRSETAVRALESACRAPGAHRSAREARVFDLLTVVARLESILRPLSLDWYQDDGLGAVDLCHAASGGTAALPGLLARHFCEVPLLLTEYGVRLRAHYLNEPDSSPSIRFLLAAFHGRLAAETYRRAAFITPGNTHARRWQERCGADRAKLRTVHPGMDATPFAEVGESPERSDPHTLVWVGRVEPAKDLVSLLHAFAEIRKDEPKTRLRIVGGPSGPEGAAYLAHCKGLAAQLFPDEADGPHAVGSNPVTFEEIGGPELPSRADAYASGALVVLSSVVEGFPTGLVEAMFCGRATVSTDVGAVVEAIGGTGLVVPPRNPRALAEACVALLRDPERRARLGAAARARALELFTVEQNVAAFHGIYLDILSRTPARRVVLDDTGEPLPFSVPAEAHVPGRWTDTTTRAVARGGPAWATDTPVRATPRTSDSGHVPRTGTSPSATAAGRAAVPVRAVEGAGVEAPVSTAESSPAGVLVSRAAVSAAEGARAGVPVSVTDWARAAVPVSADEGSGAVDPGAAADRVTAAASVSTTEGAR, encoded by the coding sequence GTGCGCATCGGACTGCTTACGGAGGGTGGCTATCCGTATGTGAACGGTGAGCCCGGACTCTGGTGTGACCGGCTCGTGCGAGGGCTCGAGCAGCACGAGTTCGACGTCTACGCGATCACCCGCGGCGAGCACCAGGAGGCCGAGGGGTGGGATCCGCTGCCGCCGCAGGTCGGCCGGGTGCGTACCGCGTCACTGTGGGACGCCGAGGACGACGGGGTCGTGTACGGACGGCGCACGCGCCGGCGCTTTGCCGAGTACTACGGCGAACTGGTCGCGATCCTCTGCGCAACCGTTCCCGAAGAAGCCTCCGGCCGGGCGGGGTCCGCGGCGTCGAGAGCGGACGCGACGGGCGCCCGCGACCAGTTCACCCAGGAGGCGGACCGTTTCGCCAACGCGCTGTACGGCCTCGCCGAACTCGCTCGTGACAAGGGCGGACTGCCCCGCGCACTGCGCTCGGAGACCGCCGTGCGCGCCCTGGAAAGCGCCTGTCGTGCGCCCGGCGCCCACCGCTCCGCGCGCGAGGCGCGCGTGTTTGATCTGCTCACCGTCGTCGCGCGCCTCGAAAGCATCCTGCGCCCCCTGTCGCTCGACTGGTACCAGGACGACGGGCTGGGCGCCGTCGACCTGTGCCACGCGGCCTCCGGCGGCACCGCCGCCCTGCCGGGCCTGCTCGCCCGGCACTTCTGCGAGGTGCCCCTGCTGCTGACCGAGTACGGGGTGCGGCTGCGCGCGCACTACCTCAACGAACCCGACTCCTCGCCCTCCATACGGTTCCTGCTGGCCGCCTTCCACGGCCGGCTGGCCGCCGAGACCTACCGGCGCGCGGCTTTCATCACGCCCGGCAACACGCATGCCCGACGCTGGCAGGAGCGCTGCGGAGCAGACCGCGCCAAGCTCCGTACGGTCCACCCGGGCATGGACGCGACCCCGTTCGCCGAGGTGGGGGAGTCCCCGGAACGCTCCGATCCGCACACCCTGGTCTGGGTCGGCCGGGTCGAGCCGGCCAAGGACCTCGTCTCGCTGCTGCACGCCTTCGCGGAGATCCGCAAGGACGAGCCCAAGACCCGCCTCAGGATCGTGGGCGGCCCCTCCGGGCCCGAGGGCGCGGCCTACCTCGCCCACTGCAAGGGCCTGGCCGCGCAGCTCTTCCCCGACGAGGCCGACGGACCACACGCCGTCGGCAGCAATCCGGTGACCTTCGAGGAGATCGGCGGGCCGGAACTTCCCTCCCGCGCCGACGCGTACGCCTCGGGGGCCCTGGTGGTCCTCTCCAGCGTCGTCGAAGGCTTCCCGACGGGCCTGGTCGAGGCCATGTTCTGCGGCCGGGCGACGGTGTCCACGGACGTCGGCGCGGTGGTGGAGGCCATCGGTGGCACCGGACTCGTCGTGCCGCCGCGCAACCCCCGGGCGCTCGCCGAGGCGTGCGTCGCCCTGCTGCGTGATCCCGAGCGCCGTGCACGCCTGGGGGCCGCCGCGCGCGCCCGCGCACTGGAGCTGTTCACCGTCGAGCAGAACGTCGCGGCATTTCACGGCATTTACCTCGACATCCTCTCGCGCACACCCGCACGCCGCGTCGTCCTCGACGACACCGGCGAACCCCTCCCGTTCTCCGTCCCCGCCGAGGCGCACGTTCCCGGCCGCTGGACGGACACCACGACCCGTGCCGTGGCCCGAGGCGGCCCGGCCTGGGCGACGGACACTCCCGTCCGGGCCACGCCCCGGACCTCGGACAGCGGTCACGTGCCCCGAACCGGGACTTCGCCATCGGCGACCGCGGCCGGCCGGGCTGCGGTTCCCGTGCGGGCGGTCGAAGGGGCCGGAGTCGAGGCTCCGGTTTCCACGGCCGAGAGCTCCCCGGCCGGGGTCTTGGTGTCGCGGGCCGCGGTGTCGGCGGCTGAGGGGGCGCGGGCCGGGGTTCCCGTTTCGGTGACTGACTGGGCGCGGGCTGCGGTTCCCGTGTCGGCGGACGAGGGGAGCGGTGCTGTGGATCCGGGTGCCGCAGCCGACAGAGTCACAGCCGCGGCCTCGGTTTCCACGACCGAGGGGGCCCGATGA
- a CDS encoding alpha/beta fold hydrolase: protein MYSTEPPSASPANVLPKVAAVKVADGERLRSVHLPGITLTVRSRPPARAGLPPALYVHGLGGSSQNWSALMPLLDGVVDSEAVDLPGFGDSPPPDDGDYSITGHARAVIRHLDASGRGPVHLLGNSLGGAVVTRVAAVRPDLVRTLTLVSPALPEIRVQRSALPTGLLAVPGVVALFTRLTREWTAEQRVRGVRALCYGDPGRVSEEGFRNAVEEMERRLQLPYFWDAMARSARGIVNAYTLGGQHALWRQAERVLAPTLLVYGGRDQLVSYRMAQRAARAFRDSRLLTLPDAGHVAMMEYPESVATAFRELLADTGKPAADERTDGVVEDETANQSTGG, encoded by the coding sequence ATGTATTCGACCGAGCCGCCGTCCGCCTCGCCCGCCAACGTGCTGCCGAAGGTCGCGGCCGTCAAGGTCGCGGACGGTGAGCGTCTGCGCTCGGTCCACCTGCCCGGCATCACCCTGACGGTGCGCTCGCGCCCGCCCGCCCGCGCGGGACTGCCGCCGGCCCTCTACGTCCACGGCCTCGGCGGCTCGTCGCAGAACTGGTCGGCGCTGATGCCGCTGCTGGACGGCGTCGTCGACAGCGAGGCCGTCGATCTGCCGGGCTTCGGCGACTCCCCGCCACCGGACGACGGCGACTACTCGATCACGGGCCACGCGCGCGCGGTGATCCGCCACCTCGACGCCTCCGGGCGCGGCCCCGTGCACCTCCTCGGCAACTCGCTCGGCGGCGCCGTCGTCACCCGTGTCGCCGCGGTCCGGCCCGACCTGGTGCGGACGCTGACCCTCGTGTCGCCCGCGCTGCCGGAGATCCGCGTGCAGCGCAGCGCCCTGCCGACGGGGCTCCTGGCGGTGCCGGGGGTGGTGGCGCTGTTCACCCGGCTCACCCGGGAGTGGACCGCGGAGCAGCGGGTGCGCGGTGTGAGGGCGCTCTGCTACGGCGATCCCGGGAGGGTGAGCGAGGAGGGCTTCCGCAACGCCGTTGAGGAGATGGAGCGGCGGCTGCAACTGCCGTACTTCTGGGACGCGATGGCGCGCTCCGCGCGTGGCATCGTCAACGCGTACACGCTGGGCGGCCAGCACGCGCTGTGGCGACAGGCCGAACGGGTTCTCGCACCCACGCTCCTGGTCTACGGTGGACGGGACCAACTCGTCAGCTACCGCATGGCCCAGCGTGCCGCCCGCGCCTTCCGTGACTCCCGGCTGCTCACCCTGCCGGACGCGGGGCACGTGGCGATGATGGAGTATCCGGAGTCGGTGGCCACGGCGTTCCGCGAACTCCTCGCGGACACCGGGAAGCCGGCGGCCGACGAGCGGACCGACGGGGTCGTCGAGGACGAGACCGCCAACCAGAGCACAGGAGGCTGA
- a CDS encoding ferritin-like domain-containing protein, producing the protein MTSSDKPGNAADATAEPTSVAARDWATAAADPQYRAAVVDLLGALAYGELAAFERLAEDAKLAPTLADKAELAKMASAEFHHFERLRDRLAEIGEEPTAAMEPFVAAYDGFHKQTDPSDWLEGLVKAYVGDSIASDFYREVAARLDSDTRELVLAVLDDTGHAGFAVEKVRAAIDADPRVGGRLALWARRLMGEALSQSQRVVADRDALSTMLVGGVADGFDLAEVGKMFSRITEAHTKRMAALGLAA; encoded by the coding sequence ATGACGAGCTCTGACAAGCCTGGCAACGCCGCAGACGCCACCGCCGAACCCACTTCGGTCGCCGCCCGGGACTGGGCGACTGCCGCCGCCGACCCGCAGTACCGCGCCGCCGTCGTGGATCTGCTCGGCGCACTCGCGTACGGCGAGCTGGCGGCGTTCGAGCGGCTCGCGGAGGACGCCAAGCTGGCGCCGACGCTGGCGGACAAGGCGGAGCTGGCGAAGATGGCGTCGGCGGAGTTCCACCACTTCGAGCGGCTGCGCGACCGGCTCGCCGAGATCGGCGAGGAGCCGACGGCGGCGATGGAGCCGTTCGTGGCCGCCTACGACGGCTTCCACAAGCAGACGGACCCCTCCGACTGGCTGGAGGGGCTGGTCAAGGCCTACGTCGGCGACTCCATCGCCAGTGACTTCTACCGCGAGGTGGCGGCCCGTCTCGACTCCGACACCCGCGAACTGGTGCTGGCGGTGCTCGACGACACCGGGCACGCCGGTTTCGCCGTGGAGAAGGTGCGCGCGGCGATCGACGCGGACCCGCGCGTGGGCGGGCGGCTCGCGTTGTGGGCGCGGCGGCTGATGGGCGAGGCCCTGTCCCAGTCCCAGCGTGTGGTCGCCGACCGGGACGCGCTGTCGACGATGCTGGTGGGCGGCGTCGCGGACGGCTTCGACCTCGCCGAGGTCGGCAAGATGTTCTCCCGGATCACCGAGGCCCACACCAAGCGGATGGCGGCCCTGGGGCTGGCGGCCTGA
- a CDS encoding DUF3152 domain-containing protein — MGRHSRRGPAPKPAGADTAARESRSGLLGRRRAAGPPAGEQTSPPVSGAPGTASHGAPGGPRGGDVGRQGHTGPGPGPGSRWRPEEAAPAHGFPSVPGGAPGRDFPRDADGTPAHGFPRAADGTPAHGFPRVAGGTSERGLPDGADGTPARGVPRFPDGTPAHGVPRVRGGHPQQREPGGGWGELSGPDGAGTGDGTPTAPPGGARTRPGPPGGPAGPGTPFPRQRQGSPGGPRQEYLDAFDGDGGGDVFAPRPRRRVPAPAQPADPYASVTDWSADDGPGGPGPDAAARADAPADDAPPTGEPATAKGAKGRTFTGIAAAAVTTVLAVVVAGQVADGSDGEGARSQSATDQARGAHDSASRDEGRPTPSAPESAKPLTYEQKMGKTYPLDATLKGSGEFEAIAGIAEGPEKGDRHTYRVDVERGLGLDGELFAEAIHKTLNDDRSWAHNGAHTFTRIYSGEPEFVITLASPGTTAEWCAKSGLDTTVDNVSCDSAATQRVMVNAYRWAQGAEPYGDDIHGYRQMLINHEVGHRIGYNHVTCDKDGELAPVMQQQTKFVDHDGIDCRPNPWAYPNS; from the coding sequence GTGGGACGCCACAGCCGACGCGGACCCGCCCCCAAGCCCGCCGGCGCGGACACCGCCGCGCGGGAGAGCCGTTCCGGCCTGCTGGGCCGGCGCCGGGCAGCTGGGCCTCCGGCCGGGGAGCAGACATCACCACCGGTGAGCGGAGCTCCCGGCACCGCCTCCCATGGAGCACCGGGCGGCCCCCGGGGCGGCGACGTCGGACGACAGGGGCACACGGGACCGGGGCCGGGGCCGGGTTCGAGGTGGAGGCCGGAGGAGGCTGCTCCGGCGCACGGGTTCCCGTCTGTTCCCGGTGGGGCCCCGGGGCGAGACTTCCCGCGGGACGCGGACGGGACGCCGGCGCATGGTTTTCCCCGGGCTGCGGACGGGACGCCGGCGCATGGTTTTCCCCGGGTCGCGGGCGGCACGTCGGAGCGCGGCCTTCCGGACGGCGCGGACGGTACGCCCGCGCGCGGTGTCCCCAGGTTTCCCGACGGCACGCCGGCGCACGGCGTGCCGCGGGTTCGGGGTGGTCACCCCCAGCAGCGCGAACCCGGTGGCGGCTGGGGCGAGCTGAGCGGCCCGGACGGTGCCGGCACCGGGGACGGGACACCGACCGCACCGCCCGGCGGCGCGCGCACCCGCCCGGGGCCTCCCGGTGGACCCGCCGGGCCCGGCACGCCCTTCCCGCGACAGCGGCAGGGTTCGCCGGGCGGGCCGCGGCAGGAGTACCTGGACGCCTTCGACGGTGATGGTGGCGGGGACGTCTTCGCGCCCCGCCCCCGGCGTCGTGTCCCCGCCCCCGCGCAGCCCGCCGACCCCTACGCCTCCGTCACCGACTGGAGCGCCGACGACGGCCCCGGCGGCCCGGGCCCCGACGCCGCTGCCCGTGCCGATGCCCCCGCCGACGACGCGCCGCCCACGGGCGAACCCGCGACGGCCAAGGGCGCCAAGGGCAGGACCTTCACCGGCATCGCCGCGGCCGCCGTCACCACCGTGCTGGCGGTCGTCGTGGCCGGGCAGGTCGCCGACGGCTCGGACGGCGAGGGCGCGCGGTCGCAGTCCGCCACCGACCAGGCCCGCGGCGCCCACGACTCCGCGTCGCGGGACGAGGGCCGCCCGACGCCCTCCGCGCCCGAGTCCGCGAAGCCGCTGACGTACGAGCAGAAGATGGGCAAGACCTACCCGCTCGACGCCACGCTCAAGGGCTCCGGGGAGTTCGAGGCCATCGCCGGCATCGCCGAGGGACCGGAGAAGGGGGATCGGCACACCTATCGCGTGGACGTGGAGCGCGGGCTGGGTCTCGACGGCGAACTCTTCGCCGAGGCCATCCACAAGACACTCAACGACGACCGGAGCTGGGCCCACAACGGTGCCCACACCTTCACGCGCATCTACTCCGGCGAGCCCGAATTCGTGATCACGCTGGCCAGTCCGGGCACCACCGCCGAGTGGTGCGCCAAGTCCGGCCTGGACACCACCGTGGACAACGTGTCCTGCGACTCGGCCGCCACCCAGCGCGTGATGGTCAACGCCTATCGGTGGGCGCAGGGCGCCGAGCCGTACGGTGACGACATCCACGGCTACCGGCAGATGCTCATCAACCACGAGGTCGGCCACCGCATCGGCTACAACCACGTCACCTGCGACAAGGACGGCGAACTCGCCCCGGTCATGCAGCAGCAGACGAAATTCGTCGACCACGACGGAATCGACTGCCGTCCCAATCCCTGGGCCTATCCGAACAGTTGA
- a CDS encoding NAD-dependent epimerase/dehydratase family protein translates to MRVLLIGANGYIGRFVAERLLADPAVQLTTLGRGDDADVRFDLASGSPGALTRFIDAVHPGVVVNCAGATRGGARDLTRHNTVAVATVCEALRRSGCGARLVQVGCSAEYGPSQPGSSTAEDAVPRPGGPYGVSKLAATELVLGSGLDAVVLRVFSPAGPGTPAGSPLGRLAEAMRRAMQSGDGELRLGGLGAQRDFIDVRDVARAVHAASLSAAQGVINIGSGRAVRLRDAAATLARVAGYGGALHELDGPPGGLRPAIGHPRTESAGHRVDALGHHRADALGHHRPEPLGHRGERADAEHAVPVAYPYPDGCGSWQQADVRTARDRLGWRPRIALEESLADIWMEAACRI, encoded by the coding sequence ATGAGAGTCCTGCTGATCGGAGCCAACGGCTACATCGGCCGCTTCGTCGCCGAACGCCTGCTCGCCGACCCGGCCGTCCAGCTCACCACGCTGGGCCGCGGCGACGACGCCGATGTCCGTTTCGACCTCGCCAGCGGCAGCCCGGGCGCCCTCACCCGCTTCATCGACGCCGTCCACCCCGGCGTCGTCGTCAACTGCGCGGGGGCCACCCGGGGCGGCGCGCGTGATCTCACCCGGCACAACACCGTCGCCGTCGCCACCGTCTGCGAGGCCCTGCGCCGCAGCGGCTGCGGCGCCCGGCTGGTGCAGGTCGGCTGCAGCGCCGAGTACGGGCCCAGCCAGCCCGGCTCCTCCACCGCGGAGGACGCCGTGCCCCGCCCAGGCGGCCCCTACGGCGTCAGCAAACTCGCCGCCACCGAACTCGTCCTAGGGTCCGGCCTGGACGCCGTCGTCCTCCGCGTCTTCTCACCCGCCGGTCCCGGCACACCCGCGGGCTCCCCGCTGGGCCGGCTCGCCGAGGCCATGCGCCGGGCGATGCAGTCCGGCGACGGCGAGCTGAGGCTCGGCGGCCTCGGCGCGCAGCGCGACTTCATCGACGTCCGCGACGTCGCCCGCGCCGTGCACGCCGCCTCGCTCTCCGCGGCGCAGGGCGTCATCAACATCGGTTCCGGCCGCGCCGTACGCCTGCGCGACGCCGCCGCGACCCTCGCCCGGGTGGCCGGCTACGGCGGTGCCCTGCACGAGCTCGACGGCCCGCCCGGCGGGCTCCGGCCGGCCATCGGCCACCCGCGCACCGAATCCGCCGGCCACCGTGTCGACGCCCTCGGCCACCACCGCGCCGACGCCCTCGGCCATCACCGCCCCGAGCCCCTCGGGCACCGCGGCGAGCGCGCCGACGCCGAGCACGCGGTGCCCGTGGCCTACCCCTACCCGGACGGCTGCGGCAGCTGGCAGCAGGCCGATGTGCGCACCGCACGCGACCGGCTCGGGTGGCGGCCCAGGATCGCCCTCGAAGAGTCCCTCGCCGACATCTGGATGGAGGCGGCATGCCGTATCTGA
- a CDS encoding DEAD/DEAH box helicase yields the protein MALSGTDVIGQAKTGTGKTLGFGLPLLERVTVPADVEAGRAAPEALTDAPQALVVVPTRELCQQVTNDLLTAGKVRNVRVTAIYGGRAYEPQVEALKKGVDVIVGTPGRLLDLAGQKKLSLKHVKCLVLDEADEMLDLGFLPDVEKIINMLPVRRQTMLFSATMPGAVIGLARRYMSQPTHIRATSPDDEGTTVANTKQFIYRAHNMDKPEMVARILQAEGRGLAMVFCRTKRTAADLADQLKQRGFASGAVHGDLGQGAREQALRAFRNGKVDVLVCTDVAARGIDVEGVTHVINYQSPEEEKTYLHRIGRTGRAGAKGTAITLVDWDDIPRWQLINKALQLDFNDPPETYSTSPHFYTDLGIPEGTKGVLPRSERTRAGLDAEELEDLGEPGGRGGRTRGDRGGRGGRDESRSADRERAPRTPRRRRRMRGGAPVDADAAPRPPPHPARAGRDRRRADSARAPTPARMPPRVPARCAVDAVRAVASLPSSR from the coding sequence GTGGCCCTGTCCGGCACGGACGTGATCGGCCAGGCCAAGACCGGCACCGGCAAGACGCTGGGCTTCGGCCTCCCGCTCCTCGAGCGCGTCACCGTCCCCGCCGACGTCGAGGCGGGCCGCGCCGCCCCCGAGGCCCTGACCGACGCCCCGCAGGCCCTCGTCGTCGTCCCGACGCGCGAGCTGTGCCAGCAGGTCACCAACGACCTCCTGACCGCCGGCAAGGTCCGCAACGTACGCGTCACCGCCATCTACGGCGGCCGCGCGTACGAGCCCCAGGTGGAGGCCCTGAAGAAGGGCGTCGACGTGATCGTCGGCACCCCGGGCCGGCTGCTGGACCTCGCGGGCCAGAAGAAGCTGAGCCTCAAGCACGTCAAGTGCCTGGTCCTCGACGAGGCCGACGAGATGCTCGACCTGGGCTTCCTGCCCGACGTCGAGAAGATCATCAACATGCTGCCGGTCCGGCGCCAGACGATGCTGTTCTCGGCCACCATGCCGGGTGCGGTCATCGGACTGGCCCGCCGCTACATGTCGCAGCCGACGCACATCCGCGCCACCTCGCCGGACGACGAGGGCACGACGGTCGCGAACACGAAGCAGTTCATCTACCGCGCGCACAACATGGACAAGCCCGAGATGGTGGCGCGCATACTGCAGGCCGAGGGCCGGGGTCTGGCCATGGTCTTCTGCCGCACCAAGCGCACGGCGGCCGACCTGGCCGACCAGCTCAAGCAGCGCGGCTTCGCCTCCGGCGCGGTCCACGGCGACCTCGGCCAGGGCGCCCGCGAGCAGGCGCTGCGCGCCTTCCGCAACGGCAAGGTGGACGTGCTCGTCTGCACCGACGTGGCCGCCCGCGGTATCGACGTCGAGGGTGTGACGCACGTCATCAACTACCAGTCGCCGGAGGAGGAGAAGACGTACCTGCACCGCATCGGCCGGACCGGCCGCGCGGGCGCCAAGGGTACGGCGATCACCCTCGTCGACTGGGACGACATCCCCCGCTGGCAACTGATCAACAAGGCGCTCCAGCTGGACTTCAACGACCCGCCGGAGACGTACTCCACCTCCCCGCACTTCTACACCGACCTCGGCATCCCCGAGGGCACCAAGGGTGTGCTGCCGCGCTCGGAGCGCACCCGTGCCGGGCTGGACGCGGAGGAGCTGGAGGACCTGGGCGAGCCGGGCGGCCGTGGTGGCCGCACGCGCGGCGACCGGGGCGGCCGGGGCGGCCGGGACGAGTCCCGTTCCGCCGACCGCGAGCGTGCGCCCCGTACGCCGCGACGCCGCCGCCGGATGCGCGGCGGTGCGCCGGTGGACGCCGACGCCGCGCCGCGACCCCCCCCCCACCCCGCCCGGGCGGGCCGTGACCGGCGGCGGGCGGACAGCGCCCGCGCGCCGACGCCGGCCAGGATGCCCCCCAGGGTCCCCGCACGCTGCGCCGTCGACGCCGTACGCGCGGTGGCGAGCCTGCCCAGCAGCCGGTGA
- a CDS encoding TetR/AcrR family transcriptional regulator translates to MTAIEQTEAVRPRGTRLPRRARRNQLLGAAQEVFVAQGYHAAAMDDIAERAGVSKPVLYQHFPGKLDLYLALLDQHCEALIQSVRHALASTTDNKQRVRATMDAYFAYVEDDGGAFRLVFESDLTNEPAVRERVDKVTNECAEAICDVIAEDTGLSRAESMLLASGLGGLAQVVARSWLHSDRSVPRDQAVQLLTSLAWRGIAGFPLHGTEQH, encoded by the coding sequence GTGACAGCCATCGAGCAGACAGAGGCGGTACGCCCGCGGGGCACACGCCTTCCCCGCCGAGCCCGACGCAACCAGCTGCTGGGCGCCGCACAGGAAGTGTTCGTGGCCCAGGGTTACCACGCGGCCGCGATGGACGACATCGCCGAGCGGGCCGGTGTCAGCAAACCGGTGCTCTACCAGCACTTCCCGGGCAAGCTCGACCTGTACCTCGCCCTGCTGGACCAGCACTGCGAGGCCCTGATCCAGTCGGTGCGCCACGCGCTGGCGTCGACGACCGACAACAAGCAGCGCGTCCGGGCGACGATGGACGCCTACTTCGCCTACGTCGAGGACGACGGCGGCGCCTTCCGCCTGGTCTTCGAGTCGGACCTGACCAACGAGCCCGCCGTGCGCGAGCGCGTCGACAAGGTCACCAACGAGTGCGCCGAGGCGATCTGCGACGTCATCGCCGAGGACACCGGCCTCTCGCGCGCGGAGTCGATGCTGCTGGCCTCCGGTCTGGGCGGCCTCGCTCAGGTGGTGGCCCGCTCCTGGCTGCACAGCGACCGCAGCGTGCCCCGCGACCAGGCGGTGCAGCTGCTGACCTCCCTCGCCTGGCGGGGCATCGCCGGTTTCCCGCTGCACGGCACCGAGCAGCACTGA
- a CDS encoding alpha/beta fold hydrolase yields the protein MSRNADFTPPSDARAYRLRTSRGEFAVVDSPVADGVEPRGTVLMLPGFTGSKEDFTQLHEPLGARGYRTVAVDGRGQYESDGPEHDEAAYARDELARDVLAQAGALGTRVHLLGHSLGGQIARSAVLLDHAPFVSLTLMSSGPARISASQEQRVKLLRDALDTMTMAEVWQVIQAMGPPEEVGAPAPAHGPEDPERLRDRWLGTRPAQLLATGRQLCTEPDRVAELAATPLPCHVLSGDYDDTWPIPLLDEMAVRLDARRTVIDGAEHSPNTDQPLPTAHALAGFWDDVARRSRPSAP from the coding sequence GTGAGCAGGAACGCCGACTTCACCCCGCCCTCCGACGCCCGCGCGTACCGGCTGCGTACCTCGCGCGGTGAGTTCGCCGTCGTCGACTCGCCCGTGGCCGACGGGGTCGAACCGCGGGGAACGGTGCTGATGCTGCCCGGGTTCACGGGGAGCAAAGAGGACTTCACCCAGCTGCACGAGCCGCTCGGGGCACGCGGGTACCGGACGGTCGCCGTGGACGGGCGGGGACAGTACGAGTCCGACGGGCCCGAGCACGACGAGGCGGCCTACGCGCGGGACGAGCTGGCCCGGGACGTGCTGGCGCAGGCCGGTGCCCTCGGGACGCGGGTGCATCTCCTCGGGCACTCGCTCGGCGGGCAGATCGCCCGGTCCGCCGTCCTCCTCGACCACGCCCCCTTCGTGTCCCTCACGCTGATGTCCTCGGGCCCGGCACGGATCTCCGCCTCCCAGGAGCAGCGGGTGAAACTGCTGCGCGACGCTCTGGACACGATGACGATGGCCGAGGTCTGGCAGGTGATCCAGGCGATGGGGCCGCCCGAGGAGGTCGGCGCCCCCGCACCCGCCCACGGCCCGGAGGACCCGGAGCGGCTGCGTGACCGCTGGCTGGGCACCAGGCCGGCGCAGCTGCTCGCCACCGGGCGGCAGCTGTGCACCGAGCCGGACCGGGTCGCCGAACTCGCCGCCACGCCACTGCCGTGCCACGTGCTGTCGGGCGACTACGACGACACCTGGCCGATCCCCCTGCTGGACGAGATGGCCGTACGGCTGGACGCGCGCCGGACCGTGATCGACGGCGCCGAGCACTCACCGAACACCGACCAGCCCCTGCCGACCGCCCACGCCCTCGCCGGTTTCTGGGACGACGTCGCCCGGCGGTCACGGCCGAGCGCGCCCTAG